ACATCAAAGCTAACAATATCCCCATCCATTAATTCCACATCTGAAGGCAATCCATGAACAACTTCAGAGTTAATTGATATACAAGTTGCGTGCCTAAAACCTCTATATCCCTTAAAAGCAGGAGAACCTCCTAAACTAACTATCAGCTCTTCAGCTATAGTATCTAATTTTTTAGTTGTAATTCCTGTTTTTATTTCTTTTTCAATGTTCAATAAAATTTTTTCAACTATCTTACAAGCCTCCCGAATTTTCTCTATGTCTTCAGGAGTCTTTATGAATATCATGCACCTAACGCCTCAACCAAACCAGAAAAGATATCGTCAATAGCGCCTCTAGCATCGATCTTTATTATTTTTTTCTTATTTTCATAAAGCTCAACCAAAGGTTTTGTAGATTCTTCATAAACATTATATCTCTTTTTTATAATCTCAGCTCTATCATCTTCTCTCTGATAAAGCTGAGATCCACATTTGTCACATATCCCATCATTTTTAGGAGGATTGTACTTTATATGAAAAACAGCTCCACATTTACAGCTTAATCTTCCTGAATTTCTTTCAATAATAGATTCAATTGGAGCAGAAAAATATATAACTTTAAAATCCCTTTCTTTTAAAATATCCTCCAAGGCTTCGGCCTGTTTCAAAGATCGAGGAAATCCATCCAATATCAAACCACTCTTCGAGTCATCTTTTTGCAGCCTCTCTTGAGTAAGCTTTATTGTTATGTTGTCAGGAACAAGTTTTCCTGATTCCATAAAAGATTTTATCTCTTTTCCAATCTCAGTCTCATTGCGAACAGCTTCTCTTAACATATCCCCAACTGCAACATGAGGAATTCCTAATTTTTCAGCTAATTTTTTAGCTTGAGTCCCTTTACCGCTGCCCGGTGGACCTAAAAATATATAAATCACGCTATCAACCCTTCATATTGCCTAGTTACAAGATGTGTCTCTATCTGGCGAACAAGATCCATGGCAACCCCAACAACTATAAGGAGAGCCGTAGAACCTAAACCTTGAAAACTTGTTATACGAGTCAAACTTTCGACTGAATTTGGAATTATTGCAACCAATCCCAAGAATAATGCGCCTATAAGGGTTAAGCGAGAAACAACATACTCAAGATACTGAGCGGTAGGCTGCCCAGGTCTAATTCCAGGCACAAACCCGCCATATTTCTTCATGTTCTCAGCCAAATCCTTAGGATTAAAACTTATTGCAGTATAAAAATAAGTAAAGAAAAAAATCAAAATAAAATAAAGCCAAAGATATAAATTTCCACTTGGAGACAACCAACTAGATATTTTCTGCATAAAAGGAAATGGCATAAACTGAGCTAGAGTCGCTGGAAAAAGCAATACCGATGAAGCAAAAATGATTGGAATAACTCCTCCCTGATTCACCTTCATCGGAATAAAAGTATTTCCCCCTCCATACATTTTTCGTCCTACAACCCTTTTTGCATACTGGACAGGAATTTTACGCTGCCCCTCTTGAATAAAAACAATAGCCATAACCATAAAAATCAAAAAAGAGATCAAAATAGCAACGCCTATTAAACTGGCGCCACCTTTTACAAGCGTTACTGTCTGAGCAATATAAGAAGGGATCCTGGCCACAATTCCAACAAAAATAATCATCGACGCCCCGTTCCCAATCCCACGTTCAGTAATAAGTTCTCCAAGCCACATAACAATTATAGCTCCGGCAGTTAAAGAGACTACCGTCCCTAAAAGAAATAAAGGGAAATTAACCCCTTCATGCAAAACGCCTCTCAACCAAAAAGCCATCCCTGTTGATTGAAGTACAGCTAAGA
This genomic window from candidate division WOR-1 bacterium RIFOXYB2_FULL_36_35 contains:
- a CDS encoding preprotein translocase subunit SecY, coding for MLDTLKSLFNIVDLRKKFIFTAFMVLVFRLGSHIPVAGVDSEKLTALFGQGNLLGFLDLFTGGALMRFSVFAMGIVPYINASIIMQLLTIVIPQLEELSKEGEAGRKQISQYTRYLTVILAVLQSTGMAFWLRGVLHEGVNFPLFLLGTVVSLTAGAIIVMWLGELITERGIGNGASMIIFVGIVARIPSYIAQTVTLVKGGASLIGVAILISFLIFMVMAIVFIQEGQRKIPVQYAKRVVGRKMYGGGNTFIPMKVNQGGVIPIIFASSVLLFPATLAQFMPFPFMQKISSWLSPSGNLYLWLYFILIFFFTYFYTAISFNPKDLAENMKKYGGFVPGIRPGQPTAQYLEYVVSRLTLIGALFLGLVAIIPNSVESLTRITSFQGLGSTALLIVVGVAMDLVRQIETHLVTRQYEGLIA
- a CDS encoding adenylate kinase, with the translated sequence MIYIFLGPPGSGKGTQAKKLAEKLGIPHVAVGDMLREAVRNETEIGKEIKSFMESGKLVPDNITIKLTQERLQKDDSKSGLILDGFPRSLKQAEALEDILKERDFKVIYFSAPIESIIERNSGRLSCKCGAVFHIKYNPPKNDGICDKCGSQLYQREDDRAEIIKKRYNVYEESTKPLVELYENKKKIIKIDARGAIDDIFSGLVEALGA